The DNA window CTTTGGGTATCTGCTGCTCTATACGGGCGCTGACTTCCTGCTTGCGCACGCTGGTCAATAAGCCGGTGTAATCGTAGCCATCACCATTGAATAGAATAACCTGGTCGCCCACCTGCAAGCGCAAGGCGCGCGTGGCATGCACGGCGGCATTCTCTGGCAACTGAATGGTGTGGCCTGCTGGCAAGGGATTGGGGCAGTAAAAGCGTGGGGT is part of the Candidatus Hydrogenedentota bacterium genome and encodes:
- a CDS encoding 16S rRNA (uracil(1498)-N(3))-methyltransferase, giving the protein MSTPRFYCPNPLPAGHTIQLPENAAVHATRALRLQVGDQVILFNGDGYDYTGLLTSVRKQEVSARIEQQIPK